From Lycium ferocissimum isolate CSIRO_LF1 chromosome 12, AGI_CSIRO_Lferr_CH_V1, whole genome shotgun sequence, one genomic window encodes:
- the LOC132040118 gene encoding replication factor C subunit 1 isoform X1 has protein sequence MSDIRKWFMKQHDKGAGNGSLSKNSAAEKPSPASPKPENLVQEGQDTAGRRKTSKYFATDKVKAKEEKVEEVSAKRKTQNAGGSSSVDEKPPAAKRIHKADDDDDFVLPASATGSKNVTPSKKSVSGSGRGSARKNVISDESDDDLKNKKSDLKPAGRGRGGRAAQTGGKGVPLDESDDDGSAVKDTKSGGRGRAGKGPSAAPSGGRGRGGGGRGGFMNFGERKDPPHKGEKEVPEGAPDCLAGLTFVISGTLDSLEREEAEDLIKRHGGRVTGSVSKKTNYLLCDEDIEGRKSSKAKELGTAFLTEDGLFEKIRSSKKSKSATPPESKKSVDAVVSSAKRNSQNKSDGTGSTATKILAAKELTSVASPAKSSTSPAKSRASPATRKGQTKESSLPWTEKYRPKAIVDIIGNKSLVEQIQRWLESWDEHFLNAASKGKGKKPNDSGAKKAVLLSGIPGIGKTTSAKVVSQLLGFQTIEVNASDSRGKADSKIEKGIGGSTANSIKELVSNESLSANVGRSHHQKTVLIMDEVDGMSAGDRGGVADLIASIKISKIPIICICNDKYSQKLKSLVNYCLPIVFRKPTKQQMAKRLKQVANAEGIQVNEIALEELSDRVGGDMRMALNQLQYMSLSKSVIQYDDIRQRLLSSSKDEDISPFKAVEKLFDFNAKNLKIDQRIDLSMSDPDLVPLLVQENYLNYKPSSAGKDDDGLKRMSLIAHAADSIANSDLINVQIRRYQQWQLSPAGCVSSCIIPASLLRGQRQTLEQGERNFNRFGGWLGKNSTIGKNYRILEDLHVHLLASRESYLGRANLRLDYFTLLTKKLTDPLKVLPKDEAVENVVEFMDTYSISQEDFDNIVEISKFKGHPNLLDGVQPAVKAALTKAYKKGSNSRVIRTADLITLPGIKKAPKKRVAAMLEPLDEGLAEENGEALAEDEENSSETEDIDVEKKLQSDLQSLNSKGIQVNMDLKGAGSSGGKKPSAGRGRGRGTSNNSEKGSAESSGKRGGRGSGAGAKRKR, from the exons ATG TCAGATATCAGGAAATGGTTCATGAAGCAGCATGACAAAGGTGCGGGTAATGGGAGTTTGTCCAAGAATAGTGCTGCAGAAAAGCCTTCTCCAGCTAGTCCAAAGCCAGAAAACCTG GTACAAGAAGGACAAGATACTGCTGGCAGAAGGAAAACTAGTAAATATTTTGCTACAGACAAGGTGaaggcaaaagaagaaaaagttgaGGAAGTATcagcaaaaagaaaaactcaaaaCGCTGGTGGAAGTTCATCAGTTGATGAGAAGCCACCAGCTGCGAAAAGAATTCACAAAgctgatgatgatgacgactTTGTACTGCCTGCATCTGCGACGGGATCGAAAAATGTCACTCCCAGCAAAAAGTCGGTAAGTGGATCTGGAAGGGGATCTGCGCGGAAAAATGTGATAAGTGATGAAAGTGACGACGATCTTAAGAACAAAAAATCTGACCTCAAACCTGCTGGAAGAGGGCGTGGTGGACGGGCAGCTCAGACCGGTGGAAAGGGCGTCCCTCTTGATGAAAGTGATGATGATGGCTCAGCTGTCAAGGACACCAAATCTGGTGGACGTGGGCGTGCTGGTAAAGGACCATCTGCAGCACCAAGTGGTGGACGAGGCAGAGGTGGTGGAGGACGGGGCGGTTTCATGAATTTTGGTGAAAGAAAAGACCCTCCTCACAAGGGGGAAAAG GAAGTCCCTGAAGGTGCCCCAGACTGTTTAGCTGGTTTGACTTTTGTAATTAGTGGAACTCTAGACAG TTTAGAAAGAGAAGAAGCTGAGGATTTGATTAAACGCCACGGTGGTCGTGTCACAGGATCTGTTAGCAAGAAAACG AATTATCTTTTATGCGATGAAGACATCGAGGGACGGAAATCCTCTAAAGCCAAGGAGCTTGG AACTGCATTTCTCACTGAGGATGGTTTGTTTGAAAAGATCCGGTCATCGAAAAAATCAAAGTCAGCTACACCACCCGAGTCAAAGAAATCTGTGGACGCTGTTGTTTCTTCTGCAAAGAGAAATTCACAGAATAAAA GTGATGGAACTGGAAGCACTGCCACAAAGATTCTAGCTGCCAAAGAATTGACATCTGTTGCATCTCCTGCCAAGAGTAGTACATCTCCTGCCAAGAGTAGAGCATCTCCTGCCACGAGGAAAGGCCAAACTAAAGAGTCTTCACTACCATGGACAGAAAAATACAGGCCCAAAGCTATTGTAGACATAATAGGAAATAAGTCACTG GTGGAACAGATTCAGCGCTGGCTGGAGAGCTGGGATGAGCACTTTTTAAATGCAGCTAGTAAGGGGAAGGGGAAAAAACCGAATGACTCTGGTGCTAAAAAAGCAGTTCTATTGAGTGGTATCCCGGGTATAGGGAAGACTACATCAGCAAAGGTGGTTAGTCAGTTACTGGGTTTCCAAACCATCGag GTAAATGCTAGTGATAGTCGTGGAAAGGCTGATTCAAAAATTGAGAAAGGAATTGGTGGAAGTACTGCTAATTCCATAAAAgaacttgttagcaatgaatCCCTAAGTGCTAATGTTGGCAG ATCGCACCATCAGAAGACTGTTCTGATTATGGATGAGGTTGATGGCATGTCTGCTGGAGATAGAGGTGGTGTTGCCGATCTTATTGCTAGCATCAAGATCTCGAAAATTCCTATTATCTGCATTTGCAATGATAAGTACAGTCAGAAATTGAAGAGCCTTGTCAATTATTGCCTACCAATTGTCTTCCGAAAACCAACCAAGCAGCAG ATGGCAAAGAGGTTAAAGCAAGTGGCAAATGCTGAAGGCATTCAAGTCAATGAG ATTGCTCTTGAGGAATTGTCAGACCGTGTTGGGGGAGATATGCGTATGGCTCTAAATCAATTGCAATACATGAGCCTCTCCAAGTCAGTGATCCAATACGATGATATAAGACAACGCCTTCTAAGCAGTTCAAAGGATGAAGACATCTCACCGTTCAAAGCTGTAGAAAA GCTGTTTGATTTTAACGCCAAGAACTTGAAAATAGATCAAAGAATTGACCTCAGTATGAGCGACCCAGATCTTGTCCCGCTTCTTGTACAG GAGAACTATCTCAATTACAAACCAAGTTCTGCTGGCAAAGATGATGATGGTTTAAAGCGGATGAGCTTAATTGCACATGCTGCTGACTCTATTGCAAATAGTGACCTAATAAATGTACAGATTCGAAGATACCAACAGTGGCAACTTTCTCCAGCTGGTTGCGTTTCGTCTTGCATAATTCC TGCTTCTTTGTTGCGCGGACAGAGACAGACTCTTGAGCAG GGAGAACGCAACTTTAACAGGTTTGGTGGCTGGCTAGGAAAGAACTCTACAATTGGAAAGAATTACCGAATTTTGGAGGACTTGCATGTTCACCTACTCGCATCTCGTGAATCATATTTGGGAAG GGCAAACCTGAGACTTGACTACTTTACACTTCTTACAAAGAAGTTGACAGATCCATTAAAAGTGCTGCCTAAG GATGAAGCAGTCGAGAACGTTGTGGAATTCATGGATACATACTCTATAAGCCAGGAAGACTTCGATAATATTGTGGAGATATCAAAATTCAAG GGACATCCGAATCTTCTGGATGGTGTTCAGCCTGCTGTGAAAGCTGCATTGACAAAGGCATACAAAAAAGGAAGCAATTCACGTGTTATCCGCACGGCAGATTTAATAACTCTTCCTGGAATTAAAAAAGCTCCCAAGAAGCGCGTTGCAGCGATGCTGGAGCCACTAGATGAAGGCTTAGCTGAAGAAAATGGTGAAGCACTTGCTGAAGATGAAGAAAACTCATCAGAGACAGAAGACATAG ATGTTGAGAAAAAATTGCAGTCTGATCTACAGAGTCTCAACTCGAAGG GCATCCAAGTAAACATGGACTTGAAGGGTGCCGGGAGTTCAGGTGGCAAGAAGCCTTCTGCAGGAAggggaagaggaagaggaactTCTAATAACAGTGAGAAAGGAAGCGCTGAATCCTCGGGTAAGAGAGGTGGCCGGGGTTCTGGAGCTGGTGCCAAGAGAAAGAGGTGA
- the LOC132040119 gene encoding uncharacterized protein LOC132040119: protein MAIPKSILLIIIGFVGTLFSIVLATPQTATVYTNIAPGNGNSNLAPMEMVKKLELTNRCGGNLGPCDHICDKECCIETCNRLYKGRNPTPGCKHYGTGFLSCICTYDC from the exons atggcaaTTCCTAAAAGtattcttcttattattattggTTTTGTTGGAACTTTGTTCTCTATAGTTTTGGCTACACCACAGACTGCAACAGTTTATACGAACATAGCTC CTGGCAATGGAAATAGCAACTTGGCTCCTATGGAGATGGTGAAGAAGCTAGAATTAACTAATAGATGTGGTGGTAATTTGGGTCCATGTGACCACATTTGCGATAAAGAATGTTGCATTGAAACATGCAACAGGCTCTATAAGGGCCGTAACCCCACACCAGGTTGCAAACACTATGGAACTGGATTTCTGAGTTGCATTTGTACGTATGATTGTTGA
- the LOC132039199 gene encoding uncharacterized protein LOC132039199: MSMASTKILVPSNFSFLNSNHKFTFPKIISFSLYSNPICITCSKRVKRRGKLRYPSEKKKLKQQKETQINVENKFEGIWRLSKLSVSVHNDPGKDFLDVSDALLQEIAKVLEFPDISIKIKSFSLYSNPICITCSKKSKKKRKIEIPSEKKKLKQQEETQIDVENKFEGIWRVSNLSVSVHKDPGKDFLGVSDALLQEIAKVLEFPVASMLPQEAFKVVRKSFDARKLQKEQKFVYTVDVDVQKLLILEPRTWEFISELEPKIGLIEHLPHDRTSGDIMSIVNACRKSDQNATTTSERGDRNLSNGSHIYPSDRKLKVAVVGSGPAGLFASLVLAEFGADVTLMERGEAVEKRGRDIGALVVRRILQEESNFCFGEGGAGTWSDGKLVTRIGRNSGSVLAVLETLVCFGAPQKILVDGKPHLGTDKLVPLLQNFRRYLEELGVAVKFGTRVDDLLVKDKHVVGVKVSDSRDNSSHSMSQQLGYDAVVLAVGHSARDTYQMLLSHGVSLVEKDFAVGLRVEHPQELINSIQYSGLANEVQNGRGKVPVADYKVVEYVNAVDIALPSNSGLTNRSCYSFCMCPGGQVVLTSTDPSELCINGMSFSRRSSKWANAALVVTVSSKDFAALDLHGPLAGVDFQRMFERRAATMGGGNFVVPVQTVTDFLDNKLSGRPLCRRWWHYWGLDI; encoded by the exons ATGTCAATGGCTTCAACTAAAATTTTAGTCCCTTCCAATTTTTCATTCTTGAATTCAAACCACAAATTCACATTCCCAAAAATTATATCTTTTTCACTATACTCAAACCCCATTTGCATTACATGTTCAAAGAGAGTAAAAAGAAGAGGTAAATTGAGATACCCATCAGAGAAAAAGAAgttaaaacaacaaaaagaaactcAAATTAATGTTGAAAACAAATTTGAAGGGATTTGGAGACTATCTAAGCTTAGTGTTTCAGTTCATAATGATCCTGGAAAAGATTTTTTGGATGTTTCTGATGCTTTGCTTCAAGAAATTGCTAAAGTTCTTGAATTTCCG GATAtttctataaaaattaaatctttttcATTATACTCAAACCCCATTTGCATTACATGTTCAAAAAAGAgtaaaaagaagaggaaaattgaGATACCATCAGAGAAAAAGAAGTTAAAACAACAGGAAGaaactcaaattgatgttgaaAACAAATTTGAAGGGATTTGGAGGGTATCTAACCTTAGTGTTTCAGTTCATAAAGATCCTGGAAAAGATTTTTTAGGTGTTTCTGATGCTTTACTTCAAGAAATTGCTAAAGTTCTTGAATTTCCG GTTGCTTCAATGTTGCCACAGGAAGCATTTAAAGTTGTTAGAAAATCTTTTGATGCTCGCAAG TTGCAAAAGGAACAGAAGTTCGTATATACAGTTGATGTGGATGTCCAAAAACTACTAATTTTAGAGCCTCGTACTTGGGAATTCATCTCCGAATTGGAACCCAAAATTGGCTTAATTGAGCATTTGCCTCATGACAGAACTTCTGGTGACATAATGAGCATAGTAAATGCTTGCAGAAAGTCGGATCAGAATGCAACTACTACTTCAGAAAGAGGAGATAGAAATCTCAGCAATGGATCACATATTTATCCGAGTGATAGAAAACTGAAAGTTGCAGTTGTTGGTAGTGGGCCCGCAGGGTTGTTTGCTTCTCTTGTGCTTGCTGAATTTGGAGCAGATGTTACACTGATGGAAAGGGGAGAAGCCGTCGAGAAAAGGGGCCGTGATATTGGTGCTCTGGTTGTTCGACGGATATTGCAAGAGGAGAGCAACTTTTGCTTTGGGGAG GGTGGTGCAGGTACTTGGAGCGACGGAAAGCTAGTTACTAGAATTGGAAGAAACAGCGGTAGTGTTTTAGCA GTTTTGGAAACATTGGTCTGCTTCGGAGCTCCACAGAAAATTTTGGTTGATGGAAAACCTCATCTTGGAACTGATAAATTGGTTCCACTTCTTCAAAATTTCAGGCGATACCTGGAAGAGTTGGGT GTCGCCGTCAAGTTTGGAACAAGGGTAGATGATTTACTTGTCAAGGATAAACATGTGGTGGGAGTCAAAGTTTCTGATTCAAGAGATAACAGCTCACACTCCATGAGCCAACAGTTGGGGTATGATGCAGTGGTTCTCGCAGTTGGGCATTCTGCACGTGATACATATCAGATGCTTCTTTCTCATGGGGTCAGCCTGGTTGAAAAGGATTTTGCT GTTGGCCTGCGGGTTGAGCATCCTCAAGAACTAATAAACAGCATACAG TATTCTGGATTGGCCAATGAAGTTCAAAATGGACGCGGGAAAGTGCCTGTTGCTGATTACAAGGTCGTTGAATATGTGAATGCAGTTGATATTGCTTTGCCTTCAAATTCTGGATTAACAAATCGCAGTTGTTACTCGTTTTGCATGTGTCCTGGTGGCCAG GTGGTACTAACCAGTACAGATCCATCAGAGCTCTGTATAAATGGCATGTCCTTTTCTCGACGGTCATCTAAATGGGCAAATGCTGCACTTGTTGTTACAGTCTCATCAAAGGATTTTGCTGCTTTGGACTTGCACGGACCTCTCGCTGGTGTTGACTTTCAG AGGATGTTCGAGCGAAGGGCAGCTACAATGGGTGGAGGCAATTTTGTGGTACCTGTTCAAACGGTGACCGATTTTCTTGACAACAAATTGTCAGGTAGACCTCTTTGTCGGCGTTGGTGGCATTACTGGGGGTTAGATATATAA
- the LOC132038928 gene encoding uncharacterized protein LOC132038928 — MAISKSILLIIIGFVGTLFSIVLATPQTATVYRNIAPGNGNSNLAPMEMVKKIELANRCNGNLGPCDHICGKECCYETCNSLYRGRHPNPGCKHYGTGFLSCMCSYDC, encoded by the exons atggcaaTTTCTAAAAGTATTCTTCTTATCATTATTGGTTTTGTTGGAACTTTGTTCTCTATAGTTTTGGCTACACCACAGACTGCAACAGTTTACAGGAACATAGCTC CTGGCAATGGAAATAGCAACTTGGCTCCTAtggagatggtgaagaagataGAATTAGCTAATAGATGTAATGGTAATTTGGGTCCATGTGACCACATTTGCGGTAAAGAATGTTGCTATGAAACATGCAACAGCCTCTATAGGGGACGTCACCCTAATCCAGGTTGCAAACACTATGGAACTGGATTTCTGAGTTGCATGTGTTCGTATGATTGTTGA